One segment of Corynebacterium atrinae DNA contains the following:
- a CDS encoding recombinase family protein — MKIGYARVSTAKQDLDRQVDALRQEGIADKYIYVDKKSGSTTNRPGLHKALDQARAGDVIVVHTLDRLGRTVRDTLNLIHDLQEREVGVRTLADPIKVDSSDPHDPMAQLAVVILSLFGQMERTYALERAAHARAVATAKGKRVGRPSVVDPDKLKYAEHLRNEGFSMREIVEKTNIARTTLYRYLPPRPVDTHTAEGQDLAPGAGE; from the coding sequence ATGAAGATCGGATATGCCCGAGTGTCGACCGCAAAACAAGACCTCGACCGTCAGGTCGACGCGCTGCGCCAGGAAGGTATTGCGGACAAATACATCTACGTCGACAAGAAATCCGGATCCACCACCAACCGCCCGGGACTCCACAAGGCACTGGATCAAGCTCGCGCGGGTGATGTCATCGTCGTCCACACCCTCGACCGGTTGGGGCGCACCGTTCGCGACACCCTCAACCTGATCCACGACCTCCAGGAGCGCGAGGTCGGGGTACGCACCCTGGCCGATCCGATCAAGGTCGATTCCTCCGACCCTCATGATCCGATGGCCCAACTGGCGGTGGTGATCCTGTCGTTGTTCGGGCAGATGGAACGCACCTACGCCCTCGAGCGCGCAGCTCACGCCCGAGCCGTGGCCACGGCGAAGGGCAAGCGGGTGGGCAGGCCCAGTGTGGTCGACCCAGACAAGTTGAAATATGCCGAGCATCTGCGCAATGAAGGATTCTCGATGCGCGAGATCGTGGAGAAAACAAACATTGCCCGCACCACCCTCTACCGGTACCTACCTCCCCGACCGGTAGATACCCACACCGCCGAAGGACAGGACCTCGCTCCTGGTGCTGGTGAGTGA